A genomic region of Pseudochaenichthys georgianus chromosome 12, fPseGeo1.2, whole genome shotgun sequence contains the following coding sequences:
- the scai gene encoding protein SCAI, which produces MTGAENEDDIPLGERKTVTDFCYLLDKSKQLFNGLRDLPQYGHKQWQSYFGRTFDVYTKLWKFQQQHRQVLDTRYGLKRWQIGEVASKIGQLYYHYYLRTSETSYLNEAFSFYSAIRQRSYYFQVNKEDRPELVVKKLRYYARYIVVCLLLNKMDLVKVLVKELSEEIEDYTQRFNTEDQLEWNLVLQEVAAFVEADPVVVLNDNSSVVVNSNRLQEGSVPPLEQGMVVGQLVLADALIIGNCNNQVKFSELTIDMFRMLQALEREPVNLATQTSKQGALEPNEKPAKRENPHKYLLYKPTFSQLYTFLSASFKELPANSALLVYLSATGVFPTGHSDYEGPYDFGGVLTNTNRDVVNGETVQKRNQAQKEMHCLHPGDLFPFTRKPLFVIVDSTNSKSYKHFTNLFGQPLVCLLSPTVYPKSVQDQCQRGSLFTLFLYSPLLAFSSVCGLSSVHRGLWERAQEFLHKVYHDIGQMITRSRTIDQAFLQFFGDEFLRLLLIRFVFCSAALRLHKLFREAQSFPESYPELPKQDTVESSLLQKHILELATMLDVQSLFWDDSLEAY; this is translated from the exons ATGACTGGGGCTGAGAATGAGGATGATATTCCATTAGGCGAAAGGAAGACTGTCACAGATTTCTGCTATCTCCTGGACAAGTCTAAACAACTGTTCAATGGGCTAAG AGACCTCCCTCAGTATGGACACAAGCAGTGGCAGTCGTACTTCGGACGGACCTTTGACGTGTACACTAAGCTGTGGAAGTTCCAGCAGCAGCACAG GCAGGTTCTGGACACCCGGTATGGCTTGAAGAGATGGCAGATTGGAGAGGTTGCTTCTAAAATTGGACAGCTTTACTACCACTACTA CCTTCGTACCTCAGAAACGAGTTACCTGAACGAGGCCTTTTCCTTCTACTCAGCCATCCGCCAGCGCTCCTACTACTTCCAGGTCAACAAAGAAGACCG GCCGGAGTTAGTAGTGAAGAAGCTTCGATATTATGCTCGCTACATAGTCGTCTGTCTACTGCTGAACAAGATGGACCTAGTCAAAGTGTTGGTTAAG GAGTTATCTGAGGAGATTGAAGATTACACACAGAGGTTTAACACGGAGGACCAGCTGGAATGGAACCTGGTTCTACAGGAAGTGGCAGCTTTTGTAGAG GCAGATCCAGTGGTAGTTCTGAACGACAACAGTTCTGTGGTTGTCAACAGCAACCGTCTGCAGGAGGGCAGTGTGCCCCCGCTGGAGCAAGGCATGGTGGTGGGGCAGCTTGTGCTTGCAGATGCACTCATCATCGGAAACTGTAACAACCAG GTGAAATTCAGTGAGTTAACCATCGATATGTTCCGCATGCTTCAAGCGTTGGAGAGGGAGCCTGTGAACCTGGCAACACAGACCTCCAAGCAGGGGGCGCTG GAACCAAATGAGAAGCCAGCTAAACGGGAAAACCCTCACAAGTATCTGCTGTACAAGCCCACGTTCAGCCAGCTGTATACCTTCCTGTCTGCCTCTTTTAAG GAATTGCCTGCCAACAGCGCTCTGCTCGTCTACCTGTCAGCGACCGGAGTGTTCCCCACCGGACATTCAGATTATGAAG GACCATATGACTTTGGAGGAGTTCTCACAAACACAAATCGAGACGTGGTGAACGGAGAGACGGTGCAGAAGAGGAATCAGGCCCAGAAAGAAATGCACTG CCTTCATCCAGGAGACTTATTCCCTTTCACCCGGAAACCACTTTTTGTAATTGTGGATTCTACAAACAGCAAATCCTACAAG CACTTCACTAATCTGTTTGGCCAGCCTCTGGTGTGCCTCCTGTCTCCTACTGTATATCCCAAGAGTGTGCAAG ATCAGTGTCAGCGGGGCAGTCTGTTCACTCTGTTCCTGTACAGCCCGCTGCTGGCCTTCTCCTCGGTGTGCGGCCTGAGCAGTGTGCACCGCGGCCTCTGGGAGCGGGCGCAGGAGTTTCTGCATAAAGTCTACCATGACATCGGGCAAATGATAACTCGATCACGCACTATAG ATCAAGCCTTTTTGCAATTCTTTGGTgacgagttcctccggctgctcCTGATCCGCTTTGTGTTCTGCTCCGCTGCTCTGAGGCTGCATAAACTCTTCCGG